The proteins below come from a single Larimichthys crocea isolate SSNF chromosome II, L_crocea_2.0, whole genome shotgun sequence genomic window:
- the mfn1a gene encoding mitofusin-1 isoform X1 codes for MFPLCNLTPVCCGVMSEAWRGADLGQVAVEEQSLEMQSCATKLSTIREVLLRRHMKVAFFGRTSNGKSTVINAMLRDRVLPSGIGHTTNCFLRVEGTDGDEAYLTTETSNERRNVTVRQRSQSQCVCVSVCPLSSRIWTNHHKRSVVIYCVTSLIPLPPPPQTVNQLAHALHMDPTLDSGSLVKVFWPKSRCALLRDDLVLMDSPGTDVTLELDSWIDKFCLDADVFVLVGNAESTLMNTEKLFFHKVSERISKPNIFILHNRWDASVSEPEYIEEVRKQHLDRCVSFLAEELKVVGLDEAPGRIFFVSAKEVLSSRMQRAQGMPETGEPGGALAEGFQERLREFQTFERTFEEFISQSAVKTKFEQHTVRAWQITEAIKAVMDAINIASADRKIFCLEEREDQRDRLDFVRGQINRLTDNVKERIRTLTDDVTAKVAAALSDQIRSLPVLVDEFRADFNPTQETLELYKTKLLQHVEERMVGCLSHRCSVSVLIRDAQRHMIDSVRPLLSLSTQEQLSAPSTSFELTYDLGLAALCADFRENIEFQFSLGWTALVTRFIGATNAKRALSGSDRRLQESSTFKDEMVVSIATGLVSVSSRASMTVLVIGGVVWRSVGWRIVALSLSLYGFLYLYERLTWTDASRERALKQQFVEHAAPRLRAVIPISSSACSQQVYKELSSTFSRLAQRVDLSEAELEGNIRLLSFRIQRLENIQRRSKAFRNRATDLETQLEAFSVHYLQGN; via the exons GACCAGTAACGGGAAGAGCACTGTGATCAACGCCATGCTGAGAGACCGAGTGCTGCCCAGTGGGATCGgacacaccaccaactgtttccTGAGAGTCGAAGGAACCGACGGAGACGAGGCTTACCTCACCACCGAGACGTCCAATGAGAGGAGGAACGTCACTGTACGACAGAGAAGTCAAAGtcaatgtgtctgtgtctctgtctgtcctctgtcctccaggaTCTGGACCAACCATCACAAACGGTCTGTAGTCATCTACTGTGTGACCTCACTGattccacttcctcctcctcctcagaccGTGAACCAGCTGGCTCATGCTCTCCACATGGATCCGACTCTGGATTCGGGCAGTCTGGTCAAAGTCTTCTGGCCCAAAAGTCGCTGTGCTCTGCTGAGAGACGACCTGGTTCTGATGGACAG CCCTGGCACTGACGTCACTCTGGAGTTGGACAGCTGGATCGATAAGTTCTGTCTGGACGCTGACGTCTTCGTCCTGGTGGGAAATGCAGAGTCAACCCTCATGAACACG gAGAAACTTTTCTTCCACAAAGTCAGCGAGAGAATCTCTAAACCGAACATTTTCATCCTCCACAACCGATGGGACGCCTCAGTGAGCGAGCCAGAGTACATCGAGGAG GTGAGGAAGCAGCACCTGGACCGCTGTGTGAGTTTCCTGGCCGAGGAGCTGAAGGTGGTCGGTCTGGACGAGGCTCCGGGGAGGATCTTCTTCGTCTCGGCCAAAGAGGTCCTGAGCTCCAGGATGCAGCGAGCGCAGGGCATGCCTGAGACAGGTGAGCCAG GTGGCGCTCTGGCTGAAGGTTTCCAGGAGAGACTGAGAGAGTTCCAGACATTTGAGAGGACGTTTGAg GAGTTCATCTCTCAGTCTGCAGTGAAGACCAAGTTTGAGCAGCACACGGTGAGAGCGTGGCAGATTACTGAGGCCATCAAAGCTGTGATGGACGCCATCAACATCGCCTccgcagacaggaa GATCTTCTGCCTGGAAGAGCGCGAGGATCAGAGGGACCGGCTGGACTTTGTCCGAGGACAGATTAACCGCCTGACCGACAACGTCAAAGAGCGGATCAGGACActgactgatgatgtcactgccAAG GTCGCAGCGGCTCTGTCAGATCAGATACGGTCTCTTCCTGTTCTGGTTGACGAGTTCAGAGCCGATTTCAATCCGACACAAGAAACTCTGGAGCTCTACAAAACT AAGTTGCTGCAGCatgtggaggagaggatggtGGGCTGTCTGTCTCACCGCTGctccgtcagcgtcctcatCAGAGACGCTCAGAGACACATGATCG ACAGTGTCcgtcctctgctgtctctgtccacTCAGGAGCAGCTGTCcgctccctccacctccttcgAGTTGACCTATGACCTCGGCCTCGCTGCCCTTTGCGCAGACTTCCGTGAAAACATCGAGTTCCAGTTTTCTCTGGGCTGGACCGCCCTCGTCACGCGCTTCATCGGCGCCACCAACGCCAAGCGAGCGCTGAGCGGCTCGGACCGTCGACTGCAG GAAAGCTCCACTTTTAAGGATGAGATGGTGGTTTCCATAGCGACAGGGCTTGTCTCCGTCTCCTCACGGGCGTCCATGACGGTGCTGGTGATTGGTGGAGTG gtGTGGCGCTCGGTGGGCTGGCGTATtgtcgctctgtctctctctctgtacggCTTCCTCTACCTGTACGAGAGACTCACCTGGACGGACGCCAGCAGGGAGCGCGCTCTGAAGCAGCAGTTCGTGGAGCACGCCGCGCCGCGCCTGAGAGCCGTCATCCCCATCAGCAGCTCCGCCTGCAGCCAGCAGGTGTACAA ggaGCTGTCGTCCACGTTCAGCCGCCTCGCTCAGAGAGTCGACCTGAGCGAAGCTGAGCTGGAGGGAAACATCCGGCTGCTGAGCTTCAGGATCCAGAGGCTGGAGAACATCCAGAGGAGGTCCAAGGCCTTCAG gaaCAGAGCCACAGACTTGGAGACTCAGCTGGAGGCCTTCTCTGTTCATTACCTGCAGGGAAACTAA
- the mfn1a gene encoding mitofusin-1 isoform X2, translated as MFPLCNLTPVCCGVMSEAWRGADLGQVAVEEQSLEMQSCATKLSTIREVLLRRHMKVAFFGRTSNGKSTVINAMLRDRVLPSGIGHTTNCFLRVEGTDGDEAYLTTETSNERRNVTVRQRSQSQCVCVSVCPLSSRIWTNHHKRSVVIYCVTSLIPLPPPPQTVNQLAHALHMDPTLDSGSLVKVFWPKSRCALLRDDLVLMDSPGTDVTLELDSWIDKFCLDADVFVLVGNAESTLMNTEKLFFHKVSERISKPNIFILHNRWDASVSEPEYIEEVRKQHLDRCVSFLAEELKVVGLDEAPGRIFFVSAKEVLSSRMQRAQGMPETGEPGGALAEGFQERLREFQTFERTFEEFISQSAVKTKFEQHTVRAWQITEAIKAVMDAINIASADRKIFCLEEREDQRDRLDFVRGQINRLTDNVKERIRTLTDDVTAKVAAALSDQIRSLPVLVDEFRADFNPTQETLELYKTLLQHVEERMVGCLSHRCSVSVLIRDAQRHMIDSVRPLLSLSTQEQLSAPSTSFELTYDLGLAALCADFRENIEFQFSLGWTALVTRFIGATNAKRALSGSDRRLQESSTFKDEMVVSIATGLVSVSSRASMTVLVIGGVVWRSVGWRIVALSLSLYGFLYLYERLTWTDASRERALKQQFVEHAAPRLRAVIPISSSACSQQVYKELSSTFSRLAQRVDLSEAELEGNIRLLSFRIQRLENIQRRSKAFRNRATDLETQLEAFSVHYLQGN; from the exons GACCAGTAACGGGAAGAGCACTGTGATCAACGCCATGCTGAGAGACCGAGTGCTGCCCAGTGGGATCGgacacaccaccaactgtttccTGAGAGTCGAAGGAACCGACGGAGACGAGGCTTACCTCACCACCGAGACGTCCAATGAGAGGAGGAACGTCACTGTACGACAGAGAAGTCAAAGtcaatgtgtctgtgtctctgtctgtcctctgtcctccaggaTCTGGACCAACCATCACAAACGGTCTGTAGTCATCTACTGTGTGACCTCACTGattccacttcctcctcctcctcagaccGTGAACCAGCTGGCTCATGCTCTCCACATGGATCCGACTCTGGATTCGGGCAGTCTGGTCAAAGTCTTCTGGCCCAAAAGTCGCTGTGCTCTGCTGAGAGACGACCTGGTTCTGATGGACAG CCCTGGCACTGACGTCACTCTGGAGTTGGACAGCTGGATCGATAAGTTCTGTCTGGACGCTGACGTCTTCGTCCTGGTGGGAAATGCAGAGTCAACCCTCATGAACACG gAGAAACTTTTCTTCCACAAAGTCAGCGAGAGAATCTCTAAACCGAACATTTTCATCCTCCACAACCGATGGGACGCCTCAGTGAGCGAGCCAGAGTACATCGAGGAG GTGAGGAAGCAGCACCTGGACCGCTGTGTGAGTTTCCTGGCCGAGGAGCTGAAGGTGGTCGGTCTGGACGAGGCTCCGGGGAGGATCTTCTTCGTCTCGGCCAAAGAGGTCCTGAGCTCCAGGATGCAGCGAGCGCAGGGCATGCCTGAGACAGGTGAGCCAG GTGGCGCTCTGGCTGAAGGTTTCCAGGAGAGACTGAGAGAGTTCCAGACATTTGAGAGGACGTTTGAg GAGTTCATCTCTCAGTCTGCAGTGAAGACCAAGTTTGAGCAGCACACGGTGAGAGCGTGGCAGATTACTGAGGCCATCAAAGCTGTGATGGACGCCATCAACATCGCCTccgcagacaggaa GATCTTCTGCCTGGAAGAGCGCGAGGATCAGAGGGACCGGCTGGACTTTGTCCGAGGACAGATTAACCGCCTGACCGACAACGTCAAAGAGCGGATCAGGACActgactgatgatgtcactgccAAG GTCGCAGCGGCTCTGTCAGATCAGATACGGTCTCTTCCTGTTCTGGTTGACGAGTTCAGAGCCGATTTCAATCCGACACAAGAAACTCTGGAGCTCTACAAAACT TTGCTGCAGCatgtggaggagaggatggtGGGCTGTCTGTCTCACCGCTGctccgtcagcgtcctcatCAGAGACGCTCAGAGACACATGATCG ACAGTGTCcgtcctctgctgtctctgtccacTCAGGAGCAGCTGTCcgctccctccacctccttcgAGTTGACCTATGACCTCGGCCTCGCTGCCCTTTGCGCAGACTTCCGTGAAAACATCGAGTTCCAGTTTTCTCTGGGCTGGACCGCCCTCGTCACGCGCTTCATCGGCGCCACCAACGCCAAGCGAGCGCTGAGCGGCTCGGACCGTCGACTGCAG GAAAGCTCCACTTTTAAGGATGAGATGGTGGTTTCCATAGCGACAGGGCTTGTCTCCGTCTCCTCACGGGCGTCCATGACGGTGCTGGTGATTGGTGGAGTG gtGTGGCGCTCGGTGGGCTGGCGTATtgtcgctctgtctctctctctgtacggCTTCCTCTACCTGTACGAGAGACTCACCTGGACGGACGCCAGCAGGGAGCGCGCTCTGAAGCAGCAGTTCGTGGAGCACGCCGCGCCGCGCCTGAGAGCCGTCATCCCCATCAGCAGCTCCGCCTGCAGCCAGCAGGTGTACAA ggaGCTGTCGTCCACGTTCAGCCGCCTCGCTCAGAGAGTCGACCTGAGCGAAGCTGAGCTGGAGGGAAACATCCGGCTGCTGAGCTTCAGGATCCAGAGGCTGGAGAACATCCAGAGGAGGTCCAAGGCCTTCAG gaaCAGAGCCACAGACTTGGAGACTCAGCTGGAGGCCTTCTCTGTTCATTACCTGCAGGGAAACTAA
- the mfn1a gene encoding mitofusin-1 isoform X7 translates to MFPLCNLTPVCCGVMSEAWRGADLGQVAVEEQSLEMQSCATKLSTIREVLLRRHMKVAFFGRTSNGKSTVINAMLRDRVLPSGIGHTTNCFLRVEGTDGDEAYLTTETSNERRNVTTVNQLAHALHMDPTLDSGSLVKVFWPKSRCALLRDDLVLMDSPGTDVTLELDSWIDKFCLDADVFVLVGNAESTLMNTEKLFFHKVSERISKPNIFILHNRWDASVSEPEYIEEVRKQHLDRCVSFLAEELKVVGLDEAPGRIFFVSAKEVLSSRMQRAQGMPETGGALAEGFQERLREFQTFERTFEEFISQSAVKTKFEQHTVRAWQITEAIKAVMDAINIASADRKIFCLEEREDQRDRLDFVRGQINRLTDNVKERIRTLTDDVTAKVAAALSDQIRSLPVLVDEFRADFNPTQETLELYKTKLLQHVEERMVGCLSHRCSVSVLIRDAQRHMIDSVRPLLSLSTQEQLSAPSTSFELTYDLGLAALCADFRENIEFQFSLGWTALVTRFIGATNAKRALSGSDRRLQESSTFKDEMVVSIATGLVSVSSRASMTVLVIGGVVWRSVGWRIVALSLSLYGFLYLYERLTWTDASRERALKQQFVEHAAPRLRAVIPISSSACSQQVYKELSSTFSRLAQRVDLSEAELEGNIRLLSFRIQRLENIQRRSKAFRNRATDLETQLEAFSVHYLQGN, encoded by the exons GACCAGTAACGGGAAGAGCACTGTGATCAACGCCATGCTGAGAGACCGAGTGCTGCCCAGTGGGATCGgacacaccaccaactgtttccTGAGAGTCGAAGGAACCGACGGAGACGAGGCTTACCTCACCACCGAGACGTCCAATGAGAGGAGGAACGTCACT accGTGAACCAGCTGGCTCATGCTCTCCACATGGATCCGACTCTGGATTCGGGCAGTCTGGTCAAAGTCTTCTGGCCCAAAAGTCGCTGTGCTCTGCTGAGAGACGACCTGGTTCTGATGGACAG CCCTGGCACTGACGTCACTCTGGAGTTGGACAGCTGGATCGATAAGTTCTGTCTGGACGCTGACGTCTTCGTCCTGGTGGGAAATGCAGAGTCAACCCTCATGAACACG gAGAAACTTTTCTTCCACAAAGTCAGCGAGAGAATCTCTAAACCGAACATTTTCATCCTCCACAACCGATGGGACGCCTCAGTGAGCGAGCCAGAGTACATCGAGGAG GTGAGGAAGCAGCACCTGGACCGCTGTGTGAGTTTCCTGGCCGAGGAGCTGAAGGTGGTCGGTCTGGACGAGGCTCCGGGGAGGATCTTCTTCGTCTCGGCCAAAGAGGTCCTGAGCTCCAGGATGCAGCGAGCGCAGGGCATGCCTGAGACAG GTGGCGCTCTGGCTGAAGGTTTCCAGGAGAGACTGAGAGAGTTCCAGACATTTGAGAGGACGTTTGAg GAGTTCATCTCTCAGTCTGCAGTGAAGACCAAGTTTGAGCAGCACACGGTGAGAGCGTGGCAGATTACTGAGGCCATCAAAGCTGTGATGGACGCCATCAACATCGCCTccgcagacaggaa GATCTTCTGCCTGGAAGAGCGCGAGGATCAGAGGGACCGGCTGGACTTTGTCCGAGGACAGATTAACCGCCTGACCGACAACGTCAAAGAGCGGATCAGGACActgactgatgatgtcactgccAAG GTCGCAGCGGCTCTGTCAGATCAGATACGGTCTCTTCCTGTTCTGGTTGACGAGTTCAGAGCCGATTTCAATCCGACACAAGAAACTCTGGAGCTCTACAAAACT AAGTTGCTGCAGCatgtggaggagaggatggtGGGCTGTCTGTCTCACCGCTGctccgtcagcgtcctcatCAGAGACGCTCAGAGACACATGATCG ACAGTGTCcgtcctctgctgtctctgtccacTCAGGAGCAGCTGTCcgctccctccacctccttcgAGTTGACCTATGACCTCGGCCTCGCTGCCCTTTGCGCAGACTTCCGTGAAAACATCGAGTTCCAGTTTTCTCTGGGCTGGACCGCCCTCGTCACGCGCTTCATCGGCGCCACCAACGCCAAGCGAGCGCTGAGCGGCTCGGACCGTCGACTGCAG GAAAGCTCCACTTTTAAGGATGAGATGGTGGTTTCCATAGCGACAGGGCTTGTCTCCGTCTCCTCACGGGCGTCCATGACGGTGCTGGTGATTGGTGGAGTG gtGTGGCGCTCGGTGGGCTGGCGTATtgtcgctctgtctctctctctgtacggCTTCCTCTACCTGTACGAGAGACTCACCTGGACGGACGCCAGCAGGGAGCGCGCTCTGAAGCAGCAGTTCGTGGAGCACGCCGCGCCGCGCCTGAGAGCCGTCATCCCCATCAGCAGCTCCGCCTGCAGCCAGCAGGTGTACAA ggaGCTGTCGTCCACGTTCAGCCGCCTCGCTCAGAGAGTCGACCTGAGCGAAGCTGAGCTGGAGGGAAACATCCGGCTGCTGAGCTTCAGGATCCAGAGGCTGGAGAACATCCAGAGGAGGTCCAAGGCCTTCAG gaaCAGAGCCACAGACTTGGAGACTCAGCTGGAGGCCTTCTCTGTTCATTACCTGCAGGGAAACTAA
- the mfn1a gene encoding mitofusin-1 isoform X6 yields the protein MFPLCNLTPVCCGVMSEAWRGADLGQVAVEEQSLEMQSCATKLSTIREVLLRRHMKVAFFGRTSNGKSTVINAMLRDRVLPSGIGHTTNCFLRVEGTDGDEAYLTTETSNERRNVTTVNQLAHALHMDPTLDSGSLVKVFWPKSRCALLRDDLVLMDSPGTDVTLELDSWIDKFCLDADVFVLVGNAESTLMNTEKLFFHKVSERISKPNIFILHNRWDASVSEPEYIEEVRKQHLDRCVSFLAEELKVVGLDEAPGRIFFVSAKEVLSSRMQRAQGMPETGEPGGALAEGFQERLREFQTFERTFEEFISQSAVKTKFEQHTVRAWQITEAIKAVMDAINIASADRKIFCLEEREDQRDRLDFVRGQINRLTDNVKERIRTLTDDVTAKVAAALSDQIRSLPVLVDEFRADFNPTQETLELYKTKLLQHVEERMVGCLSHRCSVSVLIRDAQRHMIDSVRPLLSLSTQEQLSAPSTSFELTYDLGLAALCADFRENIEFQFSLGWTALVTRFIGATNAKRALSGSDRRLQESSTFKDEMVVSIATGLVSVSSRASMTVLVIGGVVWRSVGWRIVALSLSLYGFLYLYERLTWTDASRERALKQQFVEHAAPRLRAVIPISSSACSQQVYKELSSTFSRLAQRVDLSEAELEGNIRLLSFRIQRLENIQRRSKAFRNRATDLETQLEAFSVHYLQGN from the exons GACCAGTAACGGGAAGAGCACTGTGATCAACGCCATGCTGAGAGACCGAGTGCTGCCCAGTGGGATCGgacacaccaccaactgtttccTGAGAGTCGAAGGAACCGACGGAGACGAGGCTTACCTCACCACCGAGACGTCCAATGAGAGGAGGAACGTCACT accGTGAACCAGCTGGCTCATGCTCTCCACATGGATCCGACTCTGGATTCGGGCAGTCTGGTCAAAGTCTTCTGGCCCAAAAGTCGCTGTGCTCTGCTGAGAGACGACCTGGTTCTGATGGACAG CCCTGGCACTGACGTCACTCTGGAGTTGGACAGCTGGATCGATAAGTTCTGTCTGGACGCTGACGTCTTCGTCCTGGTGGGAAATGCAGAGTCAACCCTCATGAACACG gAGAAACTTTTCTTCCACAAAGTCAGCGAGAGAATCTCTAAACCGAACATTTTCATCCTCCACAACCGATGGGACGCCTCAGTGAGCGAGCCAGAGTACATCGAGGAG GTGAGGAAGCAGCACCTGGACCGCTGTGTGAGTTTCCTGGCCGAGGAGCTGAAGGTGGTCGGTCTGGACGAGGCTCCGGGGAGGATCTTCTTCGTCTCGGCCAAAGAGGTCCTGAGCTCCAGGATGCAGCGAGCGCAGGGCATGCCTGAGACAGGTGAGCCAG GTGGCGCTCTGGCTGAAGGTTTCCAGGAGAGACTGAGAGAGTTCCAGACATTTGAGAGGACGTTTGAg GAGTTCATCTCTCAGTCTGCAGTGAAGACCAAGTTTGAGCAGCACACGGTGAGAGCGTGGCAGATTACTGAGGCCATCAAAGCTGTGATGGACGCCATCAACATCGCCTccgcagacaggaa GATCTTCTGCCTGGAAGAGCGCGAGGATCAGAGGGACCGGCTGGACTTTGTCCGAGGACAGATTAACCGCCTGACCGACAACGTCAAAGAGCGGATCAGGACActgactgatgatgtcactgccAAG GTCGCAGCGGCTCTGTCAGATCAGATACGGTCTCTTCCTGTTCTGGTTGACGAGTTCAGAGCCGATTTCAATCCGACACAAGAAACTCTGGAGCTCTACAAAACT AAGTTGCTGCAGCatgtggaggagaggatggtGGGCTGTCTGTCTCACCGCTGctccgtcagcgtcctcatCAGAGACGCTCAGAGACACATGATCG ACAGTGTCcgtcctctgctgtctctgtccacTCAGGAGCAGCTGTCcgctccctccacctccttcgAGTTGACCTATGACCTCGGCCTCGCTGCCCTTTGCGCAGACTTCCGTGAAAACATCGAGTTCCAGTTTTCTCTGGGCTGGACCGCCCTCGTCACGCGCTTCATCGGCGCCACCAACGCCAAGCGAGCGCTGAGCGGCTCGGACCGTCGACTGCAG GAAAGCTCCACTTTTAAGGATGAGATGGTGGTTTCCATAGCGACAGGGCTTGTCTCCGTCTCCTCACGGGCGTCCATGACGGTGCTGGTGATTGGTGGAGTG gtGTGGCGCTCGGTGGGCTGGCGTATtgtcgctctgtctctctctctgtacggCTTCCTCTACCTGTACGAGAGACTCACCTGGACGGACGCCAGCAGGGAGCGCGCTCTGAAGCAGCAGTTCGTGGAGCACGCCGCGCCGCGCCTGAGAGCCGTCATCCCCATCAGCAGCTCCGCCTGCAGCCAGCAGGTGTACAA ggaGCTGTCGTCCACGTTCAGCCGCCTCGCTCAGAGAGTCGACCTGAGCGAAGCTGAGCTGGAGGGAAACATCCGGCTGCTGAGCTTCAGGATCCAGAGGCTGGAGAACATCCAGAGGAGGTCCAAGGCCTTCAG gaaCAGAGCCACAGACTTGGAGACTCAGCTGGAGGCCTTCTCTGTTCATTACCTGCAGGGAAACTAA
- the mfn1a gene encoding mitofusin-1 isoform X8, translating into MLRDRVLPSGIGHTTNCFLRVEGTDGDEAYLTTETSNERRNVTVRQRSQSQCVCVSVCPLSSRIWTNHHKRSVVIYCVTSLIPLPPPPQTVNQLAHALHMDPTLDSGSLVKVFWPKSRCALLRDDLVLMDSPGTDVTLELDSWIDKFCLDADVFVLVGNAESTLMNTEKLFFHKVSERISKPNIFILHNRWDASVSEPEYIEEVRKQHLDRCVSFLAEELKVVGLDEAPGRIFFVSAKEVLSSRMQRAQGMPETGEPGGALAEGFQERLREFQTFERTFEEFISQSAVKTKFEQHTVRAWQITEAIKAVMDAINIASADRKIFCLEEREDQRDRLDFVRGQINRLTDNVKERIRTLTDDVTAKVAAALSDQIRSLPVLVDEFRADFNPTQETLELYKTKLLQHVEERMVGCLSHRCSVSVLIRDAQRHMIDSVRPLLSLSTQEQLSAPSTSFELTYDLGLAALCADFRENIEFQFSLGWTALVTRFIGATNAKRALSGSDRRLQESSTFKDEMVVSIATGLVSVSSRASMTVLVIGGVVWRSVGWRIVALSLSLYGFLYLYERLTWTDASRERALKQQFVEHAAPRLRAVIPISSSACSQQVYKELSSTFSRLAQRVDLSEAELEGNIRLLSFRIQRLENIQRRSKAFRNRATDLETQLEAFSVHYLQGN; encoded by the exons ATGCTGAGAGACCGAGTGCTGCCCAGTGGGATCGgacacaccaccaactgtttccTGAGAGTCGAAGGAACCGACGGAGACGAGGCTTACCTCACCACCGAGACGTCCAATGAGAGGAGGAACGTCACTGTACGACAGAGAAGTCAAAGtcaatgtgtctgtgtctctgtctgtcctctgtcctccaggaTCTGGACCAACCATCACAAACGGTCTGTAGTCATCTACTGTGTGACCTCACTGattccacttcctcctcctcctcagaccGTGAACCAGCTGGCTCATGCTCTCCACATGGATCCGACTCTGGATTCGGGCAGTCTGGTCAAAGTCTTCTGGCCCAAAAGTCGCTGTGCTCTGCTGAGAGACGACCTGGTTCTGATGGACAG CCCTGGCACTGACGTCACTCTGGAGTTGGACAGCTGGATCGATAAGTTCTGTCTGGACGCTGACGTCTTCGTCCTGGTGGGAAATGCAGAGTCAACCCTCATGAACACG gAGAAACTTTTCTTCCACAAAGTCAGCGAGAGAATCTCTAAACCGAACATTTTCATCCTCCACAACCGATGGGACGCCTCAGTGAGCGAGCCAGAGTACATCGAGGAG GTGAGGAAGCAGCACCTGGACCGCTGTGTGAGTTTCCTGGCCGAGGAGCTGAAGGTGGTCGGTCTGGACGAGGCTCCGGGGAGGATCTTCTTCGTCTCGGCCAAAGAGGTCCTGAGCTCCAGGATGCAGCGAGCGCAGGGCATGCCTGAGACAGGTGAGCCAG GTGGCGCTCTGGCTGAAGGTTTCCAGGAGAGACTGAGAGAGTTCCAGACATTTGAGAGGACGTTTGAg GAGTTCATCTCTCAGTCTGCAGTGAAGACCAAGTTTGAGCAGCACACGGTGAGAGCGTGGCAGATTACTGAGGCCATCAAAGCTGTGATGGACGCCATCAACATCGCCTccgcagacaggaa GATCTTCTGCCTGGAAGAGCGCGAGGATCAGAGGGACCGGCTGGACTTTGTCCGAGGACAGATTAACCGCCTGACCGACAACGTCAAAGAGCGGATCAGGACActgactgatgatgtcactgccAAG GTCGCAGCGGCTCTGTCAGATCAGATACGGTCTCTTCCTGTTCTGGTTGACGAGTTCAGAGCCGATTTCAATCCGACACAAGAAACTCTGGAGCTCTACAAAACT AAGTTGCTGCAGCatgtggaggagaggatggtGGGCTGTCTGTCTCACCGCTGctccgtcagcgtcctcatCAGAGACGCTCAGAGACACATGATCG ACAGTGTCcgtcctctgctgtctctgtccacTCAGGAGCAGCTGTCcgctccctccacctccttcgAGTTGACCTATGACCTCGGCCTCGCTGCCCTTTGCGCAGACTTCCGTGAAAACATCGAGTTCCAGTTTTCTCTGGGCTGGACCGCCCTCGTCACGCGCTTCATCGGCGCCACCAACGCCAAGCGAGCGCTGAGCGGCTCGGACCGTCGACTGCAG GAAAGCTCCACTTTTAAGGATGAGATGGTGGTTTCCATAGCGACAGGGCTTGTCTCCGTCTCCTCACGGGCGTCCATGACGGTGCTGGTGATTGGTGGAGTG gtGTGGCGCTCGGTGGGCTGGCGTATtgtcgctctgtctctctctctgtacggCTTCCTCTACCTGTACGAGAGACTCACCTGGACGGACGCCAGCAGGGAGCGCGCTCTGAAGCAGCAGTTCGTGGAGCACGCCGCGCCGCGCCTGAGAGCCGTCATCCCCATCAGCAGCTCCGCCTGCAGCCAGCAGGTGTACAA ggaGCTGTCGTCCACGTTCAGCCGCCTCGCTCAGAGAGTCGACCTGAGCGAAGCTGAGCTGGAGGGAAACATCCGGCTGCTGAGCTTCAGGATCCAGAGGCTGGAGAACATCCAGAGGAGGTCCAAGGCCTTCAG gaaCAGAGCCACAGACTTGGAGACTCAGCTGGAGGCCTTCTCTGTTCATTACCTGCAGGGAAACTAA